The genomic region GGTCGACGGTCACTTCGACGCGGTGCAGGCCCTCGACGACCGGATCGAAACCCTCGAGGACGACCTGTTCGAGGACCGGCCCCAGCGGGTCGACGTGCAGCGCAAGACCTACCGGCTGCGCAAGGACCTCGTCGAGTTGCGGCGGGTCGTGCTGCCGATGCGCGAGGTGGTCAACACCATCCAGCACCGCAGACGCGACGCCAAGAGCGCACCGGAACTCGATCCGCTCTACGCCGATCTCTACGACCACGTCATCCGGGTGACCGAGTGGACGGAGTCGTTGCGCGACATGATCACCACGGTCTTCGAGACCAACCTGTCGCTGCAGGACGCCCGGTTGAACGCGGTGATGAAGAAGCTGACCGGCTGGGCGGCCATCATCGCGGTGCCGACCGCGGTGACCGGCTTCTACGGCCAGAACGTGCTGTACCCCGGAATCGAGACCGCGAGCGGCTTTCTCACCAGCACGGCGATCATCGTGGTGCTGGTGGTGGGGCTCTACGTGATGTTCCGACGACGAGACTGGCTGTAGCTCAACGGCTTCGGTTGCGCAGCAGTTGGTCGGCGCGCCGGTGGTCGTCGTCGGCGTTGAGTGTCAGCACCCCAACCACATCGCCGTGCGCCTCATAGGTGACGGTGAAGCCGTTGTGGTGGTCGACAATTCGGCTCGTCTCGTGGCCGAGGCCCCAGCCGCGGTACTTGAGCACCAAACCGCCGATGGTGCACGAGTATCCGGGCACGACGTCCCACGCCGCGGGGTACCCGGCGGCCGCCAGGCCCACGACGTAACCCTGATATGCGGCGTCGCGCCAATGCTCGGCCGGTATCGGGCGACCGGCCGCCACGTTCTCGGCCAGCGCGACGTCCCCGGCGGCGTAGACGTTCTGCGCCGAGGTGTGCATGCGCTCGTCGGTGACGATGCGGCCGTCGCGGGTGGTGAGCCCGGCGGCCTCGGCGAGGCGGATGTCGGGCCGCACCCCGGTGGCGCAGACGACGAGGTCCGCCTCGACGCTCTCGCCCGAGTCCAACAGCACGTTGCTGTCCTCGATCGCCGCCACGCTGGTCTCGCCGGCGAAACGAACGCCGTTGTCGGACAGGATCTTCGCTACGCGTTCGCCGGCTTCCACGCCGAACCGGCGCTGCAGCGGCACGTGTTCGGCAGCGACCACCATCGTCGCCACGCCCAACTCGGCCAGGCAGGAGGCGGCCTCGCAGCCGATCAGCCCGCCACCGATGACGACGGCGCAGTCGGAGTAGTGCGCGGCCATCTTCAGCGCGACGGCGTCGGCGAACGAGCGCAACGTGAGCGCGGCCTCGATGCCGGGGATGTCGGGGCGCACGGCCGTCGACCCGGACGCGATCAGCAGATGCCAGTAGGGATAGCGGTTGCCGCCCGCGGTGACGACTTCCCGGCGGTCGAGATCGATGCGCCGGACGGTGATGCCGCGCATGAGGTCGACGCGGTTGTCTCGGAACCAGCGCTCGCTGTGCAGGTTGAGCTTGGTCTCGCGGTCGCAGAGGAAGTCCTTGCTCAGCGGCGACTTGGCGTAGGGCAGCGCGGGGTCGGCGGTCAGGATGCGCACAGGTATGTCGGGGTGCTTGCTGCGAAACGTCTCGGCGGCGCTCACTCCGGCCGGACCGCTGCCGATGGCGAGGAAACCTGGTGCCACCACGCAGGTCGGGTACCACTATGCGGGATGAAGCATTCCTATGCTTAGCCGGCCGTAATTTTTTGCTGCCCTTCGTCGTGGCTATCGGATTCGACGAAATCCGTAGCCGATCTACCGGTATATGTTGGCCGAGAAGGCTGACAATCCTGAAAATTGCAGGTAGATAACTTTTCCCAAACCGCGCACGGGCTACGTAATCCGCACTATCCTCAAGCCAGGTTGAGCTCCCGGCCCAACGGGTGTCACGACGGGGGAGATGGCTAACTATGGCTGCCAAGGGGACTGTGCGGATTCATCGCTCGAACACAGCGTCATCGGACGATCTGCAGCGGAGCGGGCGGGCGACGTTCTCGGTGCGCCGCATGTCGCCGATGCGGATGGTCGTGGCCGTGCTGGGCGAACTCGACGCGGTCAACGCACGCGCCCTGGGCCGCTACGTCGAGGACCACGTCCGCTACTCCAAGCAACTGATCGTCGACCTGCGCGCCGTGGACTTCGTCGGCAGCCAGGCCTTCACCGCGCTGTACTACATCAGCGTGCACTGTGCCCGCGGCGACGTGGACTGGATCATCCTCGGCGGCCCGCCGGTGCGGCGCCTGCTGGCCGTTTGCGATCCGCAGGGCGAACTGCCACTGGCCGAGGATCTGCTCAGCGGACTGGCGCGCCTCGACCGGCTCGCGCAGTGCCACTACCACGTCGCCCCTACCGGGTAGCCAGCGCGCGACTTACCGCCACGGCGCCACGCGTTGTGGGAGCATCTGCGCATGAACCCCGAGGAGGATCCCGAGGCCCGGATCCGCCAACTCGAGCAGCCGTTGGCCGGCTATGCGGTCGAACTGGGCGCCACCGAGTCCGCCGGTGGCGCGAACCCGACGGTGCAGCTGCCGCCGCCCGTCTACACCGACCCGTACCAGCAGTCCCCCTACACCGCACCGCCGTTCGGCGTCTCCTACCCACAGATCCCCAAGAAGGGCCCGCCCATCGGGTTGATCTTCGGGCTGATCGCCGCGGTCGTCGTGTTCGTCTTCGTCGCCGTCGGCACCGTCGTGTGGACCATGGTGGCCGACACCGACATCGTCAGCACAGTGCCCACCTACGATCCGGGCGACCGCGACAGCGGCGTCGCCGGTCCCACCCGGATCGCGCCGACCGCGGCCCCCACCGACGAGCCGGGTCGTCAGGTCGCGGTCGCGCCGGCCGGCGGCCAGTACAGCGTCTCGGGTGTCGAAGAGGACGAGACCATCGAGTGCAACGGCAGCAACATCAACGTCAGCGGCGTCAACAACACCGTCACGCTGCTGGGCCACTGTCTCAGCGTCACGGTGTCGGGCGTGGAGAACCAGGTGACCGTCGACAGCGCCGACCGGATCGGCGCCTCGGGCTTCGACAACCAGGTGACCTACCGGTCGGGCACGCCGCAGGTCGACGCGTCGGCGGGCACCGGCAACGTCGTCGCGCAAGGTTAGGCGCTCCACTCCAGGATGCGGGTGGCCAATTCGGGGCCGCAGTCTTCCTGGACGAAGTGGCTGCCGTTGATGCGGGCGTGCGGCTGACCCTTCGCGCCGGGCACATGGTCGATCAGCGGGCGGTCGGCCTTGCCCAGGATCGGGTCCTTCGCGCCGAACACACACAGGAACGGCTTGTCCCACCGGCCGAGCGCATCCCACGCGGCGCGGTTGGCCGGAATCGCCGGATCGTCCTGCGACGTCGGCACCAATGCCGGAAAGGCGCGGGCCCCAGCCTGAAATCGCTTGTCCGGGAACGGTGCGTCGTAACCGGCGCGCACCGCGGCCGACACGCTCGTCGCGGTGCCGAAGCCGACGATGCGGCCGGCCGGGAACACCGGCGTGTACTTCGCGAACGCACGCCACGCCTTGAACGCGATGTTAGCCGACGCCTGACCGGCGGGCAGGAAGCCGTTGGCGACGACGATGCGCGCGATGCGGTCGCTCTGTTCGGCGGCGATGCGCAACCCGATCAGCGAACCCCAGTCCTGCACGAAGATCGTCGCGTCGCGCAGATCGAGCGCCTCGAACCAGGCAGTCACCCACTCGACATGGCGCAGATAGGTGTAATCGCTGACGCGGGTGGGCTTGTCGGAGCGACCGAACCCGATCAAATCCGGTGCCAGCACCCGTCGACCGCCTGCGGCCAGCGGCGGGATCATCGTGCGGTACAGGTAGCTCCACGTGGGTTCGCCGTGCAGCAGCACGACGGCCGGGCCGTCGGAGGGCCCTTCGTCGAGGTAGTGCATGCGGATGTCGTCGGTGTCGCCGGCGCGGACGTCGACGTAGTGCGGCGCGAACGGATAGCCCGCGAGGTTGGCGAAGCGGTCGTCGGGGGTGCGCAGAACGTCCAT from Mycobacterium sp. IDR2000157661 harbors:
- a CDS encoding haloalkane dehalogenase; amino-acid sequence: MDVLRTPDDRFANLAGYPFAPHYVDVRAGDTDDIRMHYLDEGPSDGPAVVLLHGEPTWSYLYRTMIPPLAAGGRRVLAPDLIGFGRSDKPTRVSDYTYLRHVEWVTAWFEALDLRDATIFVQDWGSLIGLRIAAEQSDRIARIVVANGFLPAGQASANIAFKAWRAFAKYTPVFPAGRIVGFGTATSVSAAVRAGYDAPFPDKRFQAGARAFPALVPTSQDDPAIPANRAAWDALGRWDKPFLCVFGAKDPILGKADRPLIDHVPGAKGQPHARINGSHFVQEDCGPELATRILEWSA
- a CDS encoding STAS domain-containing protein; the encoded protein is MAAKGTVRIHRSNTASSDDLQRSGRATFSVRRMSPMRMVVAVLGELDAVNARALGRYVEDHVRYSKQLIVDLRAVDFVGSQAFTALYYISVHCARGDVDWIILGGPPVRRLLAVCDPQGELPLAEDLLSGLARLDRLAQCHYHVAPTG
- a CDS encoding NAD(P)/FAD-dependent oxidoreductase, with the protein product MVAPGFLAIGSGPAGVSAAETFRSKHPDIPVRILTADPALPYAKSPLSKDFLCDRETKLNLHSERWFRDNRVDLMRGITVRRIDLDRREVVTAGGNRYPYWHLLIASGSTAVRPDIPGIEAALTLRSFADAVALKMAAHYSDCAVVIGGGLIGCEAASCLAELGVATMVVAAEHVPLQRRFGVEAGERVAKILSDNGVRFAGETSVAAIEDSNVLLDSGESVEADLVVCATGVRPDIRLAEAAGLTTRDGRIVTDERMHTSAQNVYAAGDVALAENVAAGRPIPAEHWRDAAYQGYVVGLAAAGYPAAWDVVPGYSCTIGGLVLKYRGWGLGHETSRIVDHHNGFTVTYEAHGDVVGVLTLNADDDHRRADQLLRNRSR
- a CDS encoding DUF3060 domain-containing protein; amino-acid sequence: MNPEEDPEARIRQLEQPLAGYAVELGATESAGGANPTVQLPPPVYTDPYQQSPYTAPPFGVSYPQIPKKGPPIGLIFGLIAAVVVFVFVAVGTVVWTMVADTDIVSTVPTYDPGDRDSGVAGPTRIAPTAAPTDEPGRQVAVAPAGGQYSVSGVEEDETIECNGSNINVSGVNNTVTLLGHCLSVTVSGVENQVTVDSADRIGASGFDNQVTYRSGTPQVDASAGTGNVVAQG
- a CDS encoding magnesium transporter CorA family protein — encoded protein: MTGVRGRVWRGGKPQEEFEFWSISDYLADDDTLVWCDICEPDHATFKELAAELGLNDWAVEDAIAESERTKAVVYRTHTFFTVYSVAAEDPGEDRSAFSVHRISGFVLPRGLITVRLSPEFDVDTVSQRFDELGGQEHGVGALVHGLLDVVVDGHFDAVQALDDRIETLEDDLFEDRPQRVDVQRKTYRLRKDLVELRRVVLPMREVVNTIQHRRRDAKSAPELDPLYADLYDHVIRVTEWTESLRDMITTVFETNLSLQDARLNAVMKKLTGWAAIIAVPTAVTGFYGQNVLYPGIETASGFLTSTAIIVVLVVGLYVMFRRRDWL